From Humisphaera borealis, the proteins below share one genomic window:
- a CDS encoding sigma-70 family RNA polymerase sigma factor: MTSKTVRTAPIPKALRAQAEALIAQTYAFMDSEIFRQPGIEKTLFEDAEPVLPKVAWYQPTRDEALDASTTGAPQLMKADEERLMFMRFNYSKRKLTALQKKIAREGLTKELALKFVDWHRRFEHFREYLTRTNLALVLAMAKRTRLGDIDFAEIVSEGNMALIRAVDKFNVERGFKFSTYACRAILKAFSRTALKANRHKTRFPVEFEPDMEKSDWSDRKRDIVEEDCIDELKQIVDRNLADLTEVENTVIKRRFNWQQEDEHPLTLEEVGRIIGVTKERVRQIQNKALAKIRHVMEDGVLRVKTKTESELEAEGRPVPAGFVLPGTF; this comes from the coding sequence ATGACTAGCAAGACCGTCCGAACAGCGCCCATCCCCAAGGCATTGCGAGCCCAGGCTGAAGCGCTGATCGCTCAGACCTACGCGTTCATGGACAGCGAGATTTTCCGCCAGCCCGGCATCGAAAAGACGCTGTTCGAGGACGCAGAGCCTGTACTGCCCAAGGTGGCCTGGTATCAGCCGACCCGGGACGAAGCGCTTGACGCCTCGACCACGGGTGCGCCGCAGCTGATGAAGGCCGACGAAGAGCGGCTCATGTTCATGCGCTTCAACTACAGCAAGCGGAAGCTGACCGCGCTGCAGAAGAAGATCGCCCGCGAGGGCCTGACCAAGGAACTGGCGCTGAAGTTCGTCGACTGGCATCGCCGGTTCGAGCACTTCCGCGAGTACCTCACCCGCACCAACCTCGCGCTGGTGCTGGCGATGGCCAAGCGGACGCGTCTCGGCGATATCGACTTTGCTGAGATCGTGTCGGAAGGCAACATGGCGCTGATCCGCGCGGTCGACAAGTTCAATGTCGAACGCGGCTTCAAGTTCAGCACCTACGCCTGCCGCGCCATCCTGAAGGCGTTCAGCCGGACGGCTCTCAAGGCCAACCGGCACAAGACGCGCTTCCCGGTGGAGTTCGAGCCGGACATGGAGAAGTCTGACTGGTCCGACCGCAAGCGCGACATCGTCGAGGAAGATTGCATTGACGAACTCAAGCAGATCGTCGATCGCAACCTCGCCGACCTGACCGAGGTCGAGAACACCGTGATCAAGCGTCGCTTCAACTGGCAGCAGGAAGATGAACATCCCCTGACACTTGAAGAAGTCGGCAGGATCATCGGTGTGACCAAGGAACGCGTCCGTCAGATCCAGAACAAGGCGCTGGCCAAAATCCGCCATGTGATGGAAGACGGCGTGCTCCGCGTGAAGACCAAGACCGAATCGGAACTGGAAGCCGAAGGTCGGCCGGTGCCGGCGGGTTTCGTACTGCCCGGCACCTTCTAA
- the nadD gene encoding nicotinate (nicotinamide) nucleotide adenylyltransferase yields the protein MEASSDRILCYGGSFNPIHNGHLLCAQAVAEAAGFSRVLLIPSGQPPHRARQNDMATARDRLTMCQLAVRNSALFDVSDIELRLDGPSYTVQTARALKQQRLSIVNWLIGSDTVPRLATWYDFPRLMEEIQFVVVARPGAEMMWDNLDVALQPLRQNVVRAPLVEISASDVRDRVRHGRSIDYHVPAAVASYIAERGLYREPSV from the coding sequence ATGGAAGCATCTTCGGACCGAATCCTCTGCTACGGCGGCAGCTTTAACCCCATTCATAATGGTCACTTACTGTGCGCGCAGGCGGTCGCCGAAGCCGCAGGATTCTCTCGCGTACTGCTCATCCCCAGTGGTCAACCCCCACACCGAGCCCGGCAGAACGACATGGCAACCGCCCGGGACCGCCTGACAATGTGTCAATTGGCAGTTCGGAACTCCGCACTTTTTGACGTAAGTGACATCGAACTTCGTTTGGACGGTCCGAGCTACACTGTTCAAACCGCAAGAGCTCTAAAGCAGCAGAGGCTGTCGATTGTCAATTGGTTGATTGGAAGCGACACAGTGCCGCGGTTAGCAACCTGGTACGACTTTCCGCGTCTGATGGAGGAAATCCAATTTGTCGTTGTGGCCAGACCGGGGGCGGAAATGATGTGGGACAACCTTGATGTCGCACTGCAGCCCCTGCGTCAAAATGTCGTTCGAGCGCCCCTTGTCGAAATCAGCGCCAGCGATGTGCGTGATCGTGTCCGACACGGTCGGTCAATTGACTACCACGTGCCTGCGGCAGTCGCGTCGTATATCGCCGAACGCGGCTTGTACCGCGAGCCTTCGGTGTGA
- a CDS encoding flagellar hook-basal body protein codes for MTLVFHSRTGSTFSLVVAAARQVLIAGAAVAGVLAFTGCSRAPAASATAAPATMAPPERYGQSKTTGQRGYAQPGTGVADPTMAAPLNRQPETAIFDDPTRPLPSRPSAKRPVIGPEDGQYATNLEKQRASPQAINDLIVEATTPGPMPSYRRGGAGVLGEADRAVAPLTDTLAAIDAGTRAIVDNLRHADVPGFKVTRTAIGDGRDAASQLDVSAGELQVTDRALDIAIQGEGFLPVRFYTKQKPEGAVAYTRNGALFMNATGDIVVGDIDGFSLMPAMKFPPGVTQVTITQDGRMQVGIAGSDQPKDLGHIRLAVFADPTALRPLGGGLYAETEASGPATEQTPGTRAVGRIAQGQLERSNLDLIKERMRLKFLQNWRASIVGALDGSTKLEQR; via the coding sequence ATGACGCTGGTCTTTCATTCCCGAACGGGGTCGACTTTTTCACTTGTTGTTGCCGCTGCCCGCCAGGTGCTGATCGCCGGTGCCGCCGTCGCAGGCGTCCTTGCGTTCACCGGGTGCAGTCGCGCGCCGGCAGCGTCGGCGACCGCCGCCCCGGCGACGATGGCGCCGCCCGAGCGCTACGGACAGTCCAAGACAACCGGCCAGCGTGGCTACGCCCAGCCCGGAACCGGCGTCGCGGACCCGACGATGGCCGCCCCGCTGAATCGCCAGCCCGAGACGGCGATCTTCGACGATCCGACCCGGCCGTTGCCGTCGCGACCGTCGGCCAAGCGACCGGTCATCGGCCCGGAAGACGGTCAATACGCCACGAACCTTGAGAAGCAGCGGGCCAGCCCCCAGGCGATCAATGATCTGATCGTTGAAGCGACAACCCCCGGCCCGATGCCGTCGTATCGTCGCGGCGGCGCAGGCGTGCTCGGGGAAGCCGACCGCGCCGTTGCACCCCTGACCGATACCCTGGCCGCCATCGACGCCGGCACGCGGGCGATCGTCGATAATCTTCGTCATGCCGACGTGCCGGGCTTCAAGGTAACCCGCACCGCGATCGGCGACGGTCGCGACGCCGCTTCGCAGCTGGATGTCTCGGCCGGCGAACTGCAGGTGACCGACCGCGCGCTGGATATCGCGATCCAAGGCGAAGGCTTCCTCCCCGTTCGCTTCTACACCAAGCAGAAACCGGAAGGCGCCGTCGCCTACACGCGGAACGGCGCACTGTTCATGAACGCTACCGGCGATATCGTGGTCGGAGACATCGACGGCTTCTCTCTCATGCCTGCGATGAAGTTCCCGCCTGGCGTCACACAAGTCACGATTACGCAGGACGGGCGGATGCAGGTGGGTATCGCCGGCAGCGATCAGCCCAAAGATCTTGGCCACATTCGCCTGGCGGTGTTCGCCGACCCCACGGCGCTTCGCCCGCTCGGTGGGGGACTGTATGCCGAAACGGAAGCGTCAGGTCCGGCGACCGAGCAGACGCCGGGAACCCGGGCTGTCGGGCGGATCGCCCAGGGGCAGCTTGAGCGGAGCAACCTCGATTTGATCAAGGAACGGATGCGTCTGAAGTTCCTTCAGAACTGGCGTGCGAGCATCGTGGGCGCGCTCGACGGCTCCACCAAGCTCGAGCAGCGCTGA
- a CDS encoding PilZ domain-containing protein yields the protein MALDFPPDFPFNRPAEKQDTDPVADSTPVGSAVVPRIVMSTAGSKPAIERRRAPRQTLVAKASIRPDTAVQMGSLTSAGFVSNISMNGVGFHTRKPLAIGEKYRITLELGPMKWSSRMRIVSCRHHEDSQTFDVGAEFVGNELSRQAA from the coding sequence ATGGCACTCGATTTCCCGCCCGACTTTCCGTTTAACCGTCCGGCCGAGAAACAGGATACCGACCCGGTCGCCGACTCCACGCCGGTGGGCTCTGCGGTCGTACCCCGGATCGTGATGTCCACCGCCGGCAGCAAACCAGCCATCGAGCGACGCCGCGCGCCCCGCCAGACGCTGGTCGCCAAGGCGTCGATCCGTCCGGACACCGCCGTGCAGATGGGATCGCTGACCTCCGCCGGCTTTGTCAGCAACATCTCCATGAACGGCGTTGGCTTTCACACCCGCAAGCCACTGGCGATCGGGGAAAAGTATCGCATCACGCTGGAACTGGGACCGATGAAGTGGTCGAGCCGCATGCGGATCGTCTCCTGCCGCCATCATGAGGACAGCCAGACGTTCGACGTGGGGGCAGAGTTTGTAGGCAATGAGTTGTCGCGCCAGGCCGCGTGA
- a CDS encoding 3-keto-disaccharide hydrolase, whose amino-acid sequence MLQKKLIAGAAALALAGLVLSNGSYTRAADEKPAAAHGHASAANTLSDKDKSEGWKLLFDGKSIEHFRNYNKPTGPVSDKWVVKDGELVLTGKGGGDIITKDQYQNYELVLEYKITKGGNSGLMFGVIEQPKKPPYDSGPEIQIQDNVDGHDPQKAGWLYQLYQPPIDLKTGKPLDATKPVGEWNELRFKLAGGKGTVHMNGVKYVEFEVGSEDWNARLAKSKFAKWEAFGKSKKGHICLQDHGNEVAFRNIKIREVAK is encoded by the coding sequence ATGCTTCAGAAGAAGTTGATCGCCGGCGCCGCGGCGCTGGCCCTGGCCGGCCTTGTGTTGTCGAACGGTTCCTACACCCGCGCCGCCGACGAGAAGCCCGCCGCGGCTCATGGGCACGCCTCGGCGGCGAACACCTTGTCCGATAAGGACAAGTCCGAAGGTTGGAAGCTGTTGTTCGACGGTAAGTCGATCGAACACTTCCGCAACTACAACAAGCCGACCGGCCCCGTCAGCGACAAGTGGGTCGTAAAGGACGGGGAGCTGGTGCTCACCGGCAAGGGCGGCGGCGATATCATCACTAAGGACCAGTACCAGAACTACGAACTGGTACTCGAGTACAAGATCACCAAGGGCGGCAACTCGGGCCTGATGTTCGGTGTGATCGAACAGCCCAAGAAGCCCCCCTACGACAGCGGCCCGGAAATCCAGATCCAGGACAACGTTGACGGTCACGACCCCCAGAAGGCCGGCTGGCTTTACCAGCTTTACCAGCCGCCGATCGACCTCAAGACCGGCAAGCCCCTCGATGCCACCAAGCCCGTCGGCGAGTGGAACGAACTTCGGTTCAAGCTGGCCGGTGGCAAGGGCACCGTCCATATGAACGGCGTGAAGTACGTCGAGTTCGAAGTCGGCAGCGAAGACTGGAACGCCCGGCTCGCTAAAAGCAAGTTTGCGAAATGGGAAGCTTTCGGCAAGTCCAAAAAGGGCCACATCTGCCTTCAGGACCATGGCAACGAAGTCGCGTTCCGAAACATCAAGATTCGGGAAGTGGCGAAGTAA
- a CDS encoding peptidoglycan D,D-transpeptidase FtsI family protein encodes MTRFSFPRAAFVFILLGAMFALLIARVTWLQTTGREQTLRQADRQQHRREPLPARRGSIYDRNGVEMAGTVQTQAVFVDPKFMLQVAHEDPKGLITFDANIARLSSLLGVNAFDVNEMISMRFNDRFVKIAENVDEATSERVRRLNISGVGTTPSDVRFYPMGSVAAHILGGAGHDGRGLEGVELKFEKLLAGKDGSIRSRKDAQHRPINVAEDDYVPPTHGQHLMLTIDANIQLIVEQELSATCRQYKAARGECVILDPRTGEVLALANWPAYHPQNLVDTLKTPEIRRNNALVAPYEPGSTIKPFIAGPALKWKITRVDEVWAIPGIKYKTPYGRTITDVHGYGPLTTWDGLVKSSNILMSMLGERMGNKKLHTALTSFGFGQTTGIELPGEDPGRVNPLGKWTKYSTESVSQGYELMVTPVQLARGFAAYANGGRLVKPTIIRGTLNPAGQIVSRQELQSLAMMPEVIDPMTSLDVKRILSDVLVRGTGSKARSPIWNVFGKTGTAHVSQGKKGYSDSKYTSSFLCAAPVENPQLVVAFIVHEPDKSLAHYGGTVSAPGAVKMVERILAYQQIPPAPNCSRHRRTCSPSS; translated from the coding sequence ATGACCCGTTTCAGCTTTCCCCGAGCCGCGTTCGTCTTCATCCTTCTCGGCGCGATGTTCGCGCTGCTGATTGCCCGCGTGACCTGGCTCCAGACCACTGGCCGGGAACAGACGCTGCGGCAGGCCGATCGCCAGCAACACCGCCGCGAACCTCTCCCGGCGCGCCGGGGTAGCATCTACGACCGCAATGGCGTCGAGATGGCCGGCACCGTCCAGACGCAGGCGGTCTTCGTCGATCCGAAGTTCATGCTGCAGGTCGCCCATGAAGACCCCAAGGGACTGATCACCTTCGACGCCAACATCGCCAGGCTCTCCAGCCTGCTGGGCGTCAACGCGTTCGACGTGAATGAGATGATCTCGATGCGGTTTAACGACCGCTTCGTCAAGATCGCCGAGAACGTGGACGAAGCGACCAGCGAGCGCGTCCGCCGACTGAACATCTCCGGCGTCGGTACCACGCCCAGCGACGTTCGCTTCTACCCCATGGGGTCGGTCGCGGCGCATATCCTCGGCGGGGCGGGCCACGACGGCAGGGGACTCGAAGGCGTTGAGCTGAAGTTCGAGAAGTTGCTCGCCGGCAAGGACGGCTCGATCCGCAGCCGCAAGGACGCCCAGCACCGCCCGATCAATGTCGCCGAGGACGACTACGTCCCCCCGACCCACGGCCAGCACCTGATGCTGACGATTGACGCCAACATCCAGCTCATCGTCGAGCAGGAACTGTCGGCGACGTGCCGGCAATACAAGGCCGCCCGCGGCGAGTGCGTGATCCTCGACCCGCGCACGGGCGAAGTGCTGGCGCTGGCGAACTGGCCGGCGTATCACCCGCAAAACCTGGTCGACACACTCAAGACCCCGGAAATCCGTCGAAACAACGCGCTGGTCGCCCCCTACGAACCGGGATCGACGATCAAGCCATTCATCGCCGGCCCGGCGCTCAAGTGGAAGATCACCAGGGTTGACGAGGTCTGGGCGATTCCCGGCATCAAGTACAAGACGCCCTACGGCCGCACGATCACCGACGTTCACGGCTACGGCCCGCTGACCACCTGGGACGGACTGGTCAAGTCGAGCAACATCCTCATGTCGATGCTCGGCGAACGCATGGGCAACAAGAAGCTCCATACCGCGCTGACGAGCTTTGGCTTCGGACAGACGACGGGCATCGAGCTGCCCGGCGAAGACCCCGGCCGTGTCAACCCGCTGGGCAAGTGGACCAAGTACAGCACCGAATCGGTCTCGCAGGGTTACGAACTGATGGTGACGCCAGTACAACTGGCCCGCGGCTTTGCCGCCTATGCCAACGGCGGGCGGCTGGTGAAGCCGACGATCATCCGCGGCACGCTCAACCCCGCGGGGCAGATCGTGTCGCGGCAGGAACTGCAGTCGCTGGCGATGATGCCCGAGGTGATCGATCCGATGACGTCGCTGGATGTGAAGCGCATCCTGAGCGATGTGCTGGTCCGCGGCACGGGGTCGAAAGCCCGCAGCCCGATCTGGAACGTCTTCGGCAAGACCGGCACGGCCCACGTGAGCCAGGGCAAAAAGGGCTACTCCGACAGCAAGTACACCAGCAGCTTCCTGTGCGCCGCGCCGGTGGAGAACCCGCAACTTGTGGTGGCTTTCATCGTCCACGAACCGGACAAGAGCCTGGCCCACTACGGCGGCACGGTCTCGGCGCCGGGCGCGGTGAAGATGGTGGAGCGCATCCTGGCGTATCAGCAGATTCCCCCAGCCCCGAACTGCAGCCGCCACCGGCGAACCTGCAGCCCAAGCTCGTGA
- a CDS encoding right-handed parallel beta-helix repeat-containing protein, with the protein MPTTTTDIDPLLSPLYLAFPLAESQIKALAAEILRLYPPVPTIERIAIVDPATQKEIRVLDGDTSIRQRELPAGATIAAVVSAPCTLVFEFDGKVVRQESNPPYSIGGDGIGGRLNRWDGLSPGEHTLRVTPFDKPGGRGGTAVVISLVIVAEPTIPPDSGSPPVVVTPDDLGFTVFPLADGAKQFYIRADGDDGNTGDAPNRPLRSIARAMSLLRDDKGDRILLFAGHRFESPIGAWRASGIPGKPAGVFAYDDGSAESAGRRPIIACRNANAIDISTPGVHDVAFVGLHLTAVDRDPADAGFRVSSASSYGIQAVFPTQSIRIEDCRIDHFEYNVSFVCAGDKGQHQSVTIRRCLLLDAWGRPSELFRGHGLYMVRCKGVRITECVLDHNGWIDNAPGVKSVRNIYRHGAYLNDAGMEDIVFEGNLASRNANYGMQSRAGGFVRQNVFFDNATCVGVGGETAEVTDNLFVGGHDTDLYGQGIAAEIFARRAVMRGNVILDFEGRSHPYPASRIHISRRPWTPGGDRAIRIERNVMRGSEGPGLCIDDALAELTLGDNDFLGVKRQVIAFEKPVGKMFSSGNAYGGVTATHFTHYAAKNQKLTLQDWSTITGDLSRQATLRAGGESWRFDVAFIARSRDRRRGHWASELDPATIALALRTAYARK; encoded by the coding sequence ATGCCCACCACCACCACGGACATCGATCCGTTGCTTTCTCCGTTGTACCTCGCGTTTCCACTCGCCGAATCGCAAATCAAAGCCCTGGCGGCCGAGATCCTTCGGCTCTATCCGCCGGTGCCTACCATCGAGCGGATCGCGATCGTGGACCCCGCGACACAGAAGGAAATCCGCGTGCTCGACGGAGATACATCGATCCGCCAGCGCGAACTTCCCGCCGGCGCGACGATCGCCGCCGTCGTCTCGGCACCCTGCACGCTGGTGTTCGAGTTCGACGGCAAGGTCGTCCGGCAGGAGAGCAATCCGCCTTACAGCATCGGCGGCGACGGCATTGGCGGCCGGCTGAACCGATGGGACGGCCTGTCGCCCGGAGAGCACACGCTGCGCGTGACGCCGTTCGACAAGCCGGGCGGCAGGGGCGGAACAGCCGTCGTGATAAGCCTGGTGATCGTCGCAGAACCCACCATTCCACCCGACAGTGGCTCGCCGCCGGTGGTTGTTACGCCTGATGATCTCGGGTTTACGGTCTTCCCGCTTGCCGACGGCGCAAAGCAGTTCTACATCCGCGCCGACGGCGACGACGGCAACACCGGCGACGCGCCGAACCGCCCGCTCCGCAGCATTGCCCGGGCGATGTCGCTCCTGCGCGATGACAAAGGCGATCGCATCCTGCTGTTTGCCGGTCATCGCTTCGAATCGCCCATCGGCGCCTGGCGCGCCAGTGGCATTCCCGGAAAACCGGCGGGCGTGTTCGCGTACGACGACGGCTCGGCCGAGAGCGCCGGCAGGCGGCCGATCATCGCCTGCCGCAATGCCAACGCGATCGATATCAGCACGCCCGGCGTACACGACGTTGCGTTTGTCGGCCTGCACCTTACCGCCGTCGACCGCGACCCGGCCGATGCCGGCTTTCGCGTTTCCTCCGCGTCGAGCTACGGCATTCAGGCGGTATTCCCTACCCAGTCGATCAGGATCGAAGACTGCCGCATCGACCACTTCGAATACAACGTCAGCTTCGTTTGCGCCGGCGACAAGGGGCAGCACCAGAGCGTTACGATCCGTCGATGCCTGCTGCTGGACGCATGGGGCAGGCCCTCAGAGTTGTTCCGTGGGCATGGCCTCTACATGGTGCGGTGCAAAGGCGTTCGCATTACCGAGTGCGTGCTCGATCACAACGGTTGGATCGACAACGCGCCCGGCGTCAAATCCGTCCGCAACATCTATCGCCACGGCGCCTATCTGAACGATGCGGGCATGGAAGACATCGTCTTCGAAGGCAACCTGGCGTCGCGCAACGCCAACTACGGCATGCAATCCCGCGCCGGTGGGTTCGTTCGGCAGAATGTGTTTTTCGACAACGCGACCTGCGTCGGCGTGGGCGGCGAAACCGCCGAGGTGACGGACAATCTCTTTGTCGGCGGGCACGACACGGACTTGTACGGCCAGGGCATTGCGGCCGAGATCTTTGCCCGCCGGGCCGTGATGAGAGGCAACGTGATCCTCGATTTCGAAGGGCGAAGCCATCCCTACCCCGCGTCGCGCATCCACATCAGCCGCCGGCCCTGGACGCCGGGTGGCGATCGCGCCATTCGCATCGAGCGCAACGTCATGCGCGGCAGCGAAGGACCGGGGCTTTGCATCGATGACGCACTGGCCGAGCTCACACTCGGCGACAATGACTTCCTCGGCGTGAAGAGGCAGGTCATCGCATTTGAGAAGCCTGTCGGAAAAATGTTCTCTTCGGGCAATGCCTACGGCGGCGTAACTGCCACGCATTTCACGCACTACGCTGCGAAGAATCAAAAGCTGACGCTGCAGGATTGGTCGACGATAACCGGCGACCTTTCGCGGCAAGCGACGTTGCGGGCAGGCGGCGAAAGCTGGCGCTTCGACGTGGCGTTCATCGCCCGAAGCCGGGATCGACGCCGGGGCCACTGGGCGAGCGAGCTTGACCCGGCGACGATTGCATTGGCATTGCGTACTGCGTACGCGCGGAAATGA
- the ribH gene encoding 6,7-dimethyl-8-ribityllumazine synthase, with protein MSTAVPEPITASLPSDVRVAVVAARFNAHITDELLGGCVSRLQELGLDKERIEVYRVPGAFELPVTAKALASTHRVAAVVCIGAVVRGDTPHFDYVAGETARGCQQVAINEGIPVIFGVLTTNTEQQAFDRTGGSHGHAGRFAAEAAVEMICVLAAAKRR; from the coding sequence ATGAGCACAGCCGTCCCCGAACCGATCACCGCAAGTTTGCCTAGTGACGTCCGCGTAGCCGTTGTTGCTGCGCGCTTTAATGCGCACATCACCGATGAACTGCTGGGCGGCTGCGTGTCGCGACTGCAGGAGCTCGGGCTGGACAAGGAGCGGATCGAGGTCTACCGCGTTCCGGGTGCTTTTGAGCTTCCGGTGACGGCCAAGGCACTGGCGTCAACCCATCGCGTGGCGGCGGTCGTGTGCATTGGGGCGGTGGTGCGGGGCGATACGCCTCACTTCGATTACGTCGCCGGTGAAACCGCGCGCGGATGCCAGCAGGTGGCCATCAATGAAGGAATTCCGGTGATCTTCGGTGTGCTCACCACCAACACCGAGCAGCAGGCGTTCGATCGCACGGGGGGCAGTCACGGCCACGCCGGCCGCTTCGCCGCCGAGGCTGCCGTCGAGATGATCTGCGTGCTCGCTGCAGCGAAGCGGAGGTAG